The Gordonia sp. KTR9 genome contains a region encoding:
- a CDS encoding pyridoxamine 5'-phosphate oxidase family protein produces the protein MITSGTGFGTDCANADQLTVQPMTLLRDWLPAPEEPRPLMALATCGRDGYPRVRHVLITEADDTAVYFHTDTRSAKVAELTENPRASVAIAWPAVGRQVVAHGDVRRAPEDELHQAFSRRSRYLQLLAWMNDGDLAALSPEERRRRWADFDAAHPRLSAPPTWTGYAVDLREITFWRGDPDGPSQRVRFTHNDNQWTSEVLPG, from the coding sequence TTGATCACCAGCGGGACCGGCTTCGGAACCGATTGCGCGAACGCCGATCAGCTCACGGTCCAACCGATGACACTACTGCGAGATTGGCTGCCCGCACCGGAAGAACCCCGTCCGTTGATGGCACTGGCGACGTGCGGCCGCGACGGCTATCCCCGGGTTCGACACGTTCTCATCACCGAAGCCGACGACACGGCGGTGTACTTCCACACCGACACCAGATCGGCGAAGGTCGCCGAACTCACCGAGAACCCCCGTGCCTCGGTCGCGATCGCCTGGCCTGCGGTGGGCCGTCAGGTCGTCGCGCACGGCGACGTCCGACGCGCCCCGGAGGACGAACTGCACCAGGCGTTCTCACGCCGTTCTCGCTACCTGCAGCTGCTGGCGTGGATGAACGACGGCGACCTCGCGGCGCTGTCTCCCGAGGAGCGGCGGCGGCGCTGGGCCGACTTCGACGCGGCGCACCCGCGACTCTCGGCGCCGCCGACCTGGACCGGATACGCCGTCGACCTGCGGGAGATCACCTTCTGGCGGGGCGACCCGGACGGTCCGTCGCAACGAGTACGGTTCACCCACAACGACAATCAATGGACATCGGAGGTACTACCGGGATGA
- a CDS encoding FAD-binding oxidoreductase, whose product MTAPVVAVGTDEGRPDFGPDDVDALADDLLAIVGPRGISSLPRALARAARDGSGMSPILSAQDLGEPDLVCYPRTADAVPEIVRAAVARGVPITTRGKGTGNYGQVIPRFGGLVLDMTSLTEIRDVTGRSVTAQAGARMINLEQTAWAHDSQLWMYPSTVQSTLGGFLAGGSAGTGTIVHGRNHQGFVEALDVVHATGDAEVVHLDGDDATPFVHTYGVAGIIVAATVRVEPLQQWRCVYASFESGREAFDAAFRLAAIEPKPRLLSADGPIITAALPDDPALVRGRASVRGIIDARALVETTDLIAAAGGRVEAVREGIAETVKLSTLSYNHPTWWLQKSQPDKWFHMEVRGDALVSRLDEVEQVYEGGMLHLEVGHEMMFGMLNGIYRSPQQVIDGVAALEELGVGVHSPHQWYVDLDAERVRALAQRTDPKGLLNPGRWM is encoded by the coding sequence GTGACCGCGCCCGTGGTGGCCGTCGGCACGGATGAGGGACGCCCCGACTTCGGACCCGACGACGTCGACGCGCTGGCCGACGATCTACTCGCGATCGTCGGCCCGCGCGGCATCAGCTCGCTGCCCCGCGCACTCGCACGGGCGGCCCGCGACGGTTCCGGGATGAGCCCGATCCTCTCCGCGCAGGACCTCGGCGAACCGGACCTCGTGTGCTATCCGCGCACAGCGGACGCGGTGCCCGAGATCGTGCGTGCGGCCGTCGCCCGCGGGGTGCCGATCACCACGCGCGGCAAGGGGACCGGTAACTACGGCCAGGTGATCCCGCGCTTCGGCGGACTCGTCCTGGACATGACGTCGCTGACCGAGATACGGGACGTCACCGGACGTTCGGTCACCGCGCAGGCGGGCGCGCGGATGATCAACCTGGAACAGACGGCCTGGGCTCATGACAGCCAGCTGTGGATGTACCCGTCCACGGTCCAGTCGACCCTCGGCGGTTTCCTCGCGGGAGGCTCGGCCGGTACCGGCACGATCGTGCACGGCCGCAACCACCAGGGATTCGTCGAGGCGCTCGATGTCGTCCACGCCACCGGCGATGCCGAGGTGGTCCACCTCGACGGCGACGACGCGACGCCCTTCGTGCACACCTACGGGGTCGCCGGCATCATCGTCGCGGCCACGGTCCGGGTGGAGCCGCTACAGCAATGGCGCTGTGTCTATGCGAGTTTCGAGTCCGGCCGGGAGGCATTCGACGCGGCCTTCCGGCTGGCGGCCATCGAACCGAAGCCGCGGCTGCTGTCCGCGGACGGTCCGATCATCACCGCGGCCCTGCCCGACGACCCCGCCCTCGTCCGGGGACGCGCCAGCGTGCGCGGGATCATCGACGCCCGGGCCCTGGTGGAGACCACCGATCTCATCGCGGCCGCCGGCGGCCGCGTCGAAGCGGTCCGTGAGGGCATCGCCGAGACGGTCAAACTGTCCACGCTGTCCTACAACCACCCGACATGGTGGCTGCAGAAGTCGCAGCCGGACAAGTGGTTTCACATGGAGGTACGCGGCGACGCACTCGTCAGCCGTCTCGACGAGGTCGAGCAGGTCTACGAGGGCGGCATGCTGCATCTCGAGGTCGGCCACGAGATGATGTTCGGGATGCTCAACGGCATCTACCGCAGTCCGCAGCAGGTCATCGACGGGGTCGCCGCACTCGAAGAACTCGGGGTCGGGGTCCACTCCCCGCATCAGTGGTACGTCGACCTCGACGCCGAGCGGGTCCGCGCGCTGGCCCAGCGGACCGATCCGAAGGGGCTGCTCAACCCGGGAAGGTGGATGTGA
- a CDS encoding creatininase family protein, protein MNAVDTRSVSRAGSRRYAELTTEQVGDALSRDSILVLPTGAIEPHGPHLPLATDLIVAEAVAEAVVERGAAAGYDVWLLPALGYTKSDEHSRLPGTIWLRATTLFETIVDIGASLAQTPARRVLFLNAHGGNSALIEVAARELRRRFDLQTFFSSGPGHPGPTERGLGIHAGWAETSMMLHLRPDLVYMDKAVATVADAVADATHVGFAGTVRFGWLSTDFAESGVIGDPTGADASTGAKLFDERVDALVAALPEIATFDPGRVGR, encoded by the coding sequence GTGAACGCCGTGGACACGAGGAGCGTCAGCCGGGCCGGCAGTCGGCGTTACGCCGAGCTGACCACCGAACAGGTCGGTGACGCCCTGTCGCGCGATTCCATTCTCGTCCTGCCCACGGGCGCAATCGAACCGCACGGACCGCACCTCCCGCTCGCCACCGACCTCATCGTCGCCGAAGCCGTCGCCGAGGCGGTCGTCGAACGCGGTGCCGCCGCGGGGTACGACGTCTGGTTGTTGCCCGCACTGGGATACACCAAGTCCGACGAGCACTCTCGTCTGCCGGGCACGATCTGGCTGCGGGCGACGACCCTGTTCGAGACGATCGTCGACATCGGTGCCTCGCTGGCGCAGACCCCCGCGCGACGTGTGCTCTTCCTGAACGCGCACGGCGGCAACTCCGCCCTGATCGAGGTTGCGGCGCGCGAGCTCCGACGACGGTTCGACCTGCAGACGTTCTTCTCCTCCGGCCCGGGCCATCCCGGTCCCACCGAGCGCGGACTCGGCATCCACGCCGGGTGGGCCGAGACCTCGATGATGCTGCACCTCCGACCGGATCTGGTGTACATGGACAAGGCGGTCGCGACGGTCGCGGACGCGGTCGCCGACGCGACACACGTCGGGTTCGCCGGGACGGTCCGATTCGGCTGGCTCTCCACCGATTTCGCCGAGTCGGGCGTCATCGGCGATCCCACCGGCGCCGACGCGTCGACCGGCGCGAAGCTCTTCGACGAGCGGGTCGACGCCCTCGTCGCCGCACTTCCGGAGATCGCCACGTTCGACCCGGGCCGGGTCGGACGTTGA